A single genomic interval of Cellvibrio sp. PSBB023 harbors:
- a CDS encoding glycosyltransferase, with translation MKHILIIGYVWPEPKSSAAGSRMLELVQLLLAMNCRVTFASAAALSEHRFDLSAIGVTEKSIALNCSSFDEFVRELQPDAVLFDRFFTEEQFGWRVAQQCPTALRILDTEDLHSLRQARQQLLKATQKMAVDEKARQSVSPVRATAAELYAQMCTSDMAQREVAAIFRCDLSLMISEVEMDLLQHYFSVPAALLFYCPFLSQPAINAAGVPDFSARQHFVTIGNFRHEPNWDSVLWLKHQLWPLIRTQFVNAGVAAPELHIYGAYPPPKATQLHNPKEGFHIKGWAVDAHAVMQNARVCLAPLRFGAGIKGKLMDAMHSGTPSVTTTIGSESMSGGLAWCGAVADSADEFARAALELYQQPSLWQEKQQQGFNILRDYFYRCDYTALLQQRLRTLEENIATERQANFIGQMLRHHQHKSTQYMAQWIEAKNRHQ, from the coding sequence ATGAAACATATTTTGATCATTGGTTATGTATGGCCTGAGCCTAAATCCTCGGCGGCGGGCAGTCGCATGCTGGAATTGGTGCAATTATTGTTGGCGATGAATTGTCGCGTGACCTTTGCATCTGCAGCGGCATTGTCTGAGCATCGGTTTGACTTGAGCGCAATCGGCGTGACAGAAAAATCTATTGCCTTGAATTGCAGTAGCTTTGATGAGTTTGTGCGAGAGCTGCAACCGGACGCGGTATTGTTTGATCGCTTTTTTACCGAGGAGCAGTTCGGTTGGCGAGTAGCGCAGCAATGCCCAACCGCATTGCGTATTCTGGACACCGAAGACTTACATAGCCTGCGTCAGGCGCGCCAGCAATTATTAAAAGCTACGCAAAAAATGGCCGTCGATGAAAAAGCGCGGCAATCCGTGTCGCCTGTGCGTGCGACAGCCGCTGAACTCTATGCGCAAATGTGTACCAGCGATATGGCGCAACGCGAAGTGGCCGCCATTTTTCGCTGTGATCTTTCATTGATGATTTCAGAAGTAGAAATGGACTTGCTGCAGCATTATTTTTCTGTGCCTGCTGCGCTGTTATTTTATTGCCCGTTTCTAAGTCAGCCTGCAATAAACGCCGCAGGTGTGCCCGATTTTTCAGCGCGGCAGCATTTCGTCACTATCGGTAATTTTCGCCATGAACCCAATTGGGATTCAGTGCTCTGGTTAAAACATCAATTGTGGCCACTGATCCGTACACAGTTTGTGAATGCAGGTGTCGCCGCGCCGGAGTTACATATTTACGGTGCCTATCCACCGCCCAAAGCAACGCAATTGCACAATCCCAAAGAGGGTTTTCACATCAAGGGCTGGGCCGTCGATGCTCATGCGGTGATGCAAAACGCCCGCGTGTGCCTTGCGCCCCTGCGTTTTGGTGCCGGTATTAAAGGTAAATTAATGGATGCCATGCACAGCGGCACACCGAGTGTGACCACCACAATCGGCAGTGAGTCCATGAGCGGCGGCTTGGCGTGGTGCGGTGCCGTTGCTGACAGCGCGGATGAGTTTGCACGCGCCGCGCTGGAGCTTTACCAGCAGCCATCGCTCTGGCAAGAAAAACAACAGCAAGGGTTCAATATTTTGCGCGATTATTTTTATCGCTGTGATTACACCGCCTTATTGCAACAGCGGTTGCGCACCCTGGAAGAAAACATCGCCACTGAGCGTCAGGCCAATTTTATCGGGCAGATGCTGCGTCACCATCAGCATAAAAGCACGCAATACATGGCGCAGTGGATTGAGGCGAAAAATAGGCATCAATAA
- a CDS encoding TIGR03862 family flavoprotein, with protein MWNQFLIGVFILKQFDIFDIPPAKTVAIIGGGPAGLMAAEVIASAGHLVSVYDAMPSVGRKFLLAGVGGMNITHAEPAEDFRARYSANAQFINSLKQFDADALRQWVHGLGIDTFVGTSGRVFPTDMKAAPLLRAWLHRLRELGVKIYPRHRWLGWNAQGELLFSALENANPISKTIRADAVVLALGGASWQRLGSDGAWVPLLRERGVQVNELVPSNSGFDVAWSEFLISQHAGAPLQGVGLSCVDAQGMPRRILSEAIISDYGIEGTGIYALSKYLRENLALNGSAILNIDLLPDMSLEKIEQKLNKPREKNSLSNFLRKQLHLSPVKLALLRECTSKQTMENPALLALAIKKLSLTLTATRPIDEAISSAGGVASKELNTAFMLTKMPGVFCAGEMLDWDAPTGGYLLTGCFASGRATGVGVVQYLNAARGQ; from the coding sequence ATGTGGAATCAATTTCTCATCGGCGTTTTTATTTTGAAACAATTCGATATTTTTGATATCCCTCCTGCAAAAACGGTGGCGATTATTGGCGGTGGCCCGGCGGGTTTAATGGCGGCGGAAGTCATTGCTTCGGCGGGTCATTTGGTGTCTGTGTACGATGCCATGCCGTCGGTTGGGCGAAAATTTTTATTGGCCGGCGTGGGTGGTATGAATATCACCCATGCGGAGCCAGCTGAGGATTTTCGCGCGCGCTATTCGGCCAATGCCCAGTTTATAAATTCCCTCAAACAATTCGATGCCGATGCACTGCGCCAGTGGGTGCATGGTTTGGGTATTGATACCTTTGTGGGCACGTCGGGTCGCGTATTTCCAACTGATATGAAAGCGGCACCGCTGTTGCGCGCCTGGTTACATCGCCTGCGCGAGTTGGGCGTAAAAATCTATCCGCGCCATCGCTGGTTGGGATGGAATGCGCAGGGCGAGTTACTGTTTTCTGCGCTCGAAAATGCCAATCCCATTAGCAAAACAATCCGTGCCGATGCTGTTGTCCTGGCCCTTGGCGGCGCAAGCTGGCAGCGTTTGGGGTCCGATGGCGCTTGGGTGCCCTTGCTGCGCGAGCGCGGTGTGCAAGTGAATGAATTGGTGCCGAGCAACAGTGGCTTTGATGTGGCATGGAGTGAGTTTCTCATCAGCCAACATGCCGGTGCACCTTTACAAGGTGTCGGGTTGAGTTGTGTGGATGCGCAGGGCATGCCGCGCCGGATTTTATCGGAGGCAATCATTAGTGATTACGGCATTGAAGGTACAGGTATTTATGCGCTGTCAAAATATTTGCGCGAAAACCTGGCGCTGAATGGTTCCGCCATCTTGAATATTGATTTGTTGCCTGATATGTCGCTTGAAAAAATTGAGCAAAAGCTCAATAAGCCACGCGAGAAAAATTCGCTCAGTAATTTTTTGCGCAAACAGTTGCATTTGTCGCCCGTCAAGTTGGCTCTCTTGCGTGAATGTACCAGCAAACAAACAATGGAAAATCCCGCCTTATTGGCGCTGGCCATTAAAAAATTGTCGCTCACACTGACCGCAACACGTCCGATTGACGAGGCGATTAGCAGTGCCGGTGGTGTGGCCTCCAAAGAATTAAATACCGCCTTTATGCTCACTAAAATGCCCGGTGTATTTTGCGCTGGTGAAATGCTGGATTGGGATGCGCCCACCGGCGGTTATTTGCTGACAGGTTGTTTTGCCAGTGGGCGTGCGACGGGTGTTGGCGTGGTCCAGTATCTGAATGCAGCTCGCGGGCAATAG